DNA sequence from the Bradyrhizobium sp. CIAT3101 genome:
TTGTCGGACGAAATCGAACCGGTAGACATCAGTTTTCCTTTCCAAGCGCGCTCTCATGCCAGCGCCGTAAAACGAGGTGGGAAATTAGCGCCAGCACCCCATAGATGACAATCCCGGCAAGCGACAGCAGAAGCAGCGCTGCGAACATGCGGGGTATGTTCAATCGATAGCCGGATTCGGCGATTCTGTAGGCGAGGCCCGAGCCGGCGCCCGCCGTTCCGGCCGCGATCTCGGCCACGACCGCGCCGATCAGCGACAGGCCGCCGGCAATGCGCAGGCCGCCCAAAATATAGGGCAGCGCTGCAGGCAGTTTCAGGAAGCGCAGAGTTTGCGGCTTTGATGCGCCATAGAGCTGGAACAGGCCGGCAAGGTTGCGGTCGACCGAATTCAGCCCGAGCGTGGTGTTGGACAGCACCGGAAAAAAGGCGACGATGAAGGCACAGACGACGACCGCGGTCTGCTGTTCCAGATAGATCAGCAAGAGCGGCGCGATCGCGATCACCGGCGTCACCTGGAGCACGATTGCATAGGGGAACAGCGAATATTCCACCCATTTCGACTGGTTGAACAGCAGTGCCAGCGCGATGCCGCCGATGCTGGCCGCGACAAACCCCTCCAGCGTCGTCAGCAGCGTGGTCGCGAGCGATTGTGACAGCACCGCCCAGTCCTTGATCAGCGTCAGGAAAATCGCCGACGGCGCCGGCAGCACGTAAGGCGGGATCTCCCGGAGGCGGACGACGAGCTCCCAGGCGGCAAGGCCGGCCGCGAACACGATGACGGGCAGCACGAAGCGCACCGCGCTTTGCGCAGCCGACGGCTTTGCGGTGACGGGGGCTTGCGCGTTCATAGCATCGACTGTCCCGAATAGGACGGCGCCAGCGCGGCCGACACGCGCCGGCAATAATCGGAATAAGCCGCCGAGGTGCGAAACTCCTCCCCGCGCGGCTCGACGGTCTCGATGCGGATGTCGGCCTGGATACGGCCGGGTCGCGCCGTCATGACCACGACGCGCTGCGACAGATAGACGGATTCGAATACCGAATGCGTGACGAAGATGACGGTCTTGCCAAGGCTGCGCCACAGCGCGAGCAGATCGTTGTTGAGGCGGAATCGCGTGATCTCATCGAGCGCCGCGAACGGCTCATCCATCAGCAGGATATCCGGATCGGTGACGAGCGCGCGCGCCAGCGACACCCGCATCTTCATGCCGCCGGACAATTCGCGCGGAAAGGCATCGGCGAAATCGGCAAGACCGACGCTGGCGAGCGCTTCGTCGACCCGCGCCCGCGCTTCGGCTTTCGGGGCGCCGCCGAGCTTCAAGGGCAGCCGCACATTCTCGCGCACACTGGCCCAAGGCATCAGGGTCGGCTCCTGGAACACGAAGCCGATGCCGTGGCCGATCTGCGCCGGGCCGTCATGACGCGACATCCGCACTGTGCCCGATGACGCCGCGCTGAGCCCGGCAATCAGCCTCAGCGCCGTCGACTTGCCGCAGCCGGATGGCCCGAGCAGCGAGATGAACTCGCCCTTGCGCACCGCGAGATCGAACGGACCCAGCGCCATGACGCCATTGTCATAGGTCTTCGTCACGCCGCGCAGGCTGACGGCAAGCGCCGTCAGGCTGGCCTCGACCGTGGGCGAAGTTTTGGCGTCGGACATCAACGCTGTCGTTACGGCTTGGCGGGGCGCAGCTCGACACCGACGCCCTTATTGACGAAGCGCAGCGTGTAGGATTTGCGGAAGTCGAGATCGCCCTTCACGACGCCGGCCTTCACCATCTTGTTGAAGAAGGAGGTGTAGCGATCGTCGCTCATGGCGCCGATGCCGTTCTTCAAGGAGTCGCCGGAATCGACGATGCCGTATTCCTTCATCTTGGCGACGGAATAAGCGAGCAGCTCGTCGGTCATCTCCGGATTGAGCTGCTTGATCATGGCATTGCCGGCGGAATTGTCGCGGTAGATGTAGTTGTACCAGCCGATCATCGAGGCATCGACGAAACGCTGCACCAGGTCGGCCTTCTTCTCGACCAGGTCGCGGCGGGTCTCGATCAGGGTCGAATAGGTGTTGAAGCCGGCATCGGCGAGCAGGATGACATTGGGCTTGAAGCCGGCAGCCTTCTCGACCGCGAAGGGCTCGGAGGTGACGTAGCCCTGCATCGCGCTCTTGGGGTTGGCGATGAAGGGCTGCGGATTGAAATTATAGGGACGGACGTTCTTCTCGCTGAAGCCGTATTCGGACTTCAGCCACTGGAAGTAGCTGGTCATGCCTTCCTTGGAGACGAACAGCGTCAGCGGCTTGAGCTCCTCGATCTTGGTGACCTTCGCATCCGGCTGCGTCAGCATCACCTGCGGGTCTTTCTGGAAGACCGCCGCGATGGTCACCACGGGAACGTTGTTAGCGACCGCATCGAACGACATCAGCGTGTTCGCGGCCATGAAGAAATCGATCTTGCCGGCGATCAGCAGCATCCGGTTGTTCTCGTTCGGACCGCCGGGAACGATGGTGACGTCGAGGCCGTATTTCTTGTAGGTGCCGTCGGCGACCGCCTGGAAGAAGCCGCCATGCTCGGCCTCGGCGACCCAGTTGGTGCCGAAGGTGACCTTGTCCAGGGTCTCGCTGCGCGCCGGCAGGATCGACACGACCGTGGCCAGCAAGCCTGCCGTTAACGCTCGCCGCAGATGGGAAGGGCTCATCAATGCACTCCGTCGATCGTGTCTGGCCGATGTGAAAACAACGCGATAAAACCGCAAGACATTCGGGGACGCGAGCCGGCCAGGCCCGCGTCCCCTCCATAACACCAAACTACGTGACAAATTCGGGCAAAGAAACCTTGATGACGCCTTCCCGCGACTGGACCGCGATCCGCTGGGCCGATGCCGCTCCTGCGGATGTTGCGCGCTGGATCGCGGTGCTGCCACTGGCGGCGACCGAGCAGCACGGCCCGCATCTGCCGCTCGAGACCGACGTGCTGATCGCGGACGCCTATCTCGCGCGCATCCGCGAGCTTTTGCCTGAGACGATGCCGGTCACATTCCTGCCCGTTGAACGGATCGGCATCTCCACCGAGCATATCGACTACCCGGGCACGCAGACGCTGCCGACCGAAACGGCGTTGAAGCGATGGACCGCAATCGGCGAGGACATCGCACGACGCGGCGTGAAAAAGCTCGTCATCATCACCAGCCATGGCGGCAACAGCGCGGCGATGATGCTGGTGGCGCAGGACCTTCGCGCGCATCAAAGAATGTTCGCGGTGACGACATCGTGGTCGCGCCTGTCGGGCGCGGAAAAACTGTTCCCCGCCGATGAAGTGCGCCACGGCATCCATGGCGGCGCGGTCGAGACCTCGATCATGCTGGCGCGCTATCCCGATCAGGTGCGCGCCGATGCGATCGCGGATTTTCCGGCGAGCAGCATCGCGATGGAAAAACAATACCGCTGGCTCTCGACGCAGCGGCCCGCGCCCTTTGCCTGGCAGGCGCAGGATCTCAACGCCAGCGGCGCCGTCGGCAATGCGACGCTGGCCGTGACCGAGAAGGGCGAGCAGCTCATCGACCAGGGCGCGCGCGCCTTTTGCGAGTTGCTGACCGAAGTCGATAACTTCGACGTGAACAGGCTCGCCAGAGGCCCCCTCGGCTAACTCGCATCCAACTGAAATCATTCGGGAAAGAGCCGATTTCCCGGGCCGGCCGAGGCGCTTTCGAACCGGTTTCGGCAAGCCTCCGT
Encoded proteins:
- a CDS encoding creatininase family protein; protein product: MTPSRDWTAIRWADAAPADVARWIAVLPLAATEQHGPHLPLETDVLIADAYLARIRELLPETMPVTFLPVERIGISTEHIDYPGTQTLPTETALKRWTAIGEDIARRGVKKLVIITSHGGNSAAMMLVAQDLRAHQRMFAVTTSWSRLSGAEKLFPADEVRHGIHGGAVETSIMLARYPDQVRADAIADFPASSIAMEKQYRWLSTQRPAPFAWQAQDLNASGAVGNATLAVTEKGEQLIDQGARAFCELLTEVDNFDVNRLARGPLG
- a CDS encoding ABC transporter ATP-binding protein, with amino-acid sequence MSDAKTSPTVEASLTALAVSLRGVTKTYDNGVMALGPFDLAVRKGEFISLLGPSGCGKSTALRLIAGLSAASSGTVRMSRHDGPAQIGHGIGFVFQEPTLMPWASVRENVRLPLKLGGAPKAEARARVDEALASVGLADFADAFPRELSGGMKMRVSLARALVTDPDILLMDEPFAALDEITRFRLNNDLLALWRSLGKTVIFVTHSVFESVYLSQRVVVMTARPGRIQADIRIETVEPRGEEFRTSAAYSDYCRRVSAALAPSYSGQSML
- a CDS encoding ABC transporter substrate-binding protein, which translates into the protein MSPSHLRRALTAGLLATVVSILPARSETLDKVTFGTNWVAEAEHGGFFQAVADGTYKKYGLDVTIVPGGPNENNRMLLIAGKIDFFMAANTLMSFDAVANNVPVVTIAAVFQKDPQVMLTQPDAKVTKIEELKPLTLFVSKEGMTSYFQWLKSEYGFSEKNVRPYNFNPQPFIANPKSAMQGYVTSEPFAVEKAAGFKPNVILLADAGFNTYSTLIETRRDLVEKKADLVQRFVDASMIGWYNYIYRDNSAGNAMIKQLNPEMTDELLAYSVAKMKEYGIVDSGDSLKNGIGAMSDDRYTSFFNKMVKAGVVKGDLDFRKSYTLRFVNKGVGVELRPAKP
- a CDS encoding ABC transporter permease; this translates as MNAQAPVTAKPSAAQSAVRFVLPVIVFAAGLAAWELVVRLREIPPYVLPAPSAIFLTLIKDWAVLSQSLATTLLTTLEGFVAASIGGIALALLFNQSKWVEYSLFPYAIVLQVTPVIAIAPLLLIYLEQQTAVVVCAFIVAFFPVLSNTTLGLNSVDRNLAGLFQLYGASKPQTLRFLKLPAALPYILGGLRIAGGLSLIGAVVAEIAAGTAGAGSGLAYRIAESGYRLNIPRMFAALLLLSLAGIVIYGVLALISHLVLRRWHESALGKEN